The Denticeps clupeoides chromosome 5, fDenClu1.1, whole genome shotgun sequence genome includes a region encoding these proteins:
- the rgs22 gene encoding regulator of G-protein signaling 22 isoform X7, with protein sequence MATMKPPGPTHDMLGQVDTDLPEITSDNFDDHLFSDRLFAEFFNEFLRQPVSVVASSLVAAWMSLVAAWMSLRAPQRSPYPVLQAFPEAVRFDQETGAFEVVTGAEDTLQRQIRAATPGPHNSYTVEVRGRKRTGSPCPHCPQTPLTEGVTGSRHPPQTPGPHNSYTVECLDREQGLLWARKTRLHLFLQSDCYFEYRLAKRLSQLGYLGRWKEGVLNQTSKQRSMSPDQKETLLFEGQEESGSFQWSINESEEHSSGAAREVETQGPESAGEARNARNAHNPTDGAQGKRRGEGGERSAQPGLDDFKGFLSGTPGGKAFNLWMDIERLKALQSTESKNRHLFKSRSHHLKSGGRGALNAEILSRLDLATPTCWRDEKLRLVQPRLTKVLLMYWGPRFFASQSACGKKVLSRLQLPCSGADPWPRPVTELPLRPTSRVPRTPTSSEKRPVAGSGGPVLGGGRMERMLQALHVEPRAGFFFRRFCEQSGNKVLDTGLHESRTSRSACQGPSLSACVSQLWENALRFWTDLQDYHELFCQRGLDPYRAERTAQVLYSSYLSSTAQRSIGVVEGCRTYVLSHLSPAFEDLFDWPEEHALTLLLEPWTLLTNQDRGAFERVDLWEDTRHIKTPQYKKRLALHAEHVQRTEKQVEECRLPPTQAEGSREPDLWTQVPEEFRGFRLGTLLQNRLELEHFLVFLEQNFTSTDLLCWLDLEQLRRTSHGDQTLRAERVRNVRSKYLNRKYFFGPTSPATKLQQEEVVSLAGGWTQLSRQGLSGAALAETQDSVRNRIERKLLPAFLSSPEFAERRKPQVQDVAEDNVVLRRHKKRPVWKHVDGALMASSQEVLAFRQALQNPVTCLQFRRFVALKGDSLENNVLFWLEVQRTSATRTVTRPPFSRRSAPSSAASSTHLSPPLCR encoded by the exons CATTTATTTTCGGACCGTCTGTTCGCCGAGTTCTTCAACGAATTCCTCCGGCAGCCGGTAAGCGTCGTCGCGTCGTCGCTTGTCGCGGCTTGGATGTCGCTGGTCGCGGCTTGGATGTCGCTCCGAGCGCCTCAGAGAAGCCCGTATCCCGTCCTGCAGGCTTTTCCCGAAGCCGTGAGGTTCGACCAGGAGACCGGGGCGTTCGAGGTCGTGACCGGCGCCGAGGACACCCTGCAGCGACAGATCCGCGCCGCGACCCCCGGGCCGCACAACAGCTACACCGTGGAGGTGAGAGGAAGGAAGCGGACTGGCAGTCCGTGTCCCCACTGTCCCCAGACACCTCTCACCGAGGGGGTGACAGGCTCCCGGCACCCACCGCAGACCCCCGGGCCGCACAACAGCTACACCGTGG AGTGTCTGGACCGAGAACAGGGCCTGCTGTGGGCCAGGAAGACCAGGCTGCATTTATTCCTGCAAAGCGACTGCTACTTTGAATACAG actggCCAAGCGTCTCTCCCAGCTGGGTTATCTGGGCCGGTGGAAAGAGGGGGTGCTGAACCAAACTTCCAAGCAACGCTCCATGTCCCCAGATCAAAAG GAAACATTGCTGTTTGAAGGACAGGAGGAATCTGGCTCCTTTCAGTGGAGCATAAATG AGTCAGAGGAGCACAGCTCCGGCGCGGCGAGAGAGGTGGAAACGCAGGGGCCCGAGTCAGCGGGCGAGGCCCGGAACGCCCGGAACGCCCACAACCCCACGGATGGAGCACAGGGCAAGCGCCGAGGCGAGGGAGGAGAAAGGTCCGCTCAGCCCGGCCTCGACGACTTCAAGGGGTTTTTAAGTGGAACCCCCGGGGGGAAGGCGTTCAACCTGTGGATGGACATCGAGCGGCTGAAGGCTCTACAGAGCACCGAAAGTAAAAACAG GCATTTATTTAAATCGAGGAGCCACCACCTGAAGAGCGGCGGCCGGGGAGCCCTGAACGCCGAGATCCTCTCCAGGCTGgacctggccacgcccacctgcTGGCGAGACGAGAAGCTGCGCCTCGTACAGCCCCGGCTGACGAAGGTCCTCCTGATGTACTG GGGCCCGCGGTTCTTTGCGTCTCAGTCAGCTTGTGGGAAGAAGGTCCTTTCTCGCCTCCAGCTGCCCTGTTCCGGTGCTGACCCGTGGCCGCGGCCCGTCACAGAGCTTCCTCTGCGCCCCACCTCCCGCGTACCCAGAACCCCCACCTCATCCGAGAAACGG CCCGTTGCTGGCAGTGGCGGCCCGGTCCTGGGAGGCGGGCGTATGGAGAGGATGCTGCAGGCCCTGCACGTGGAGCCCAGGGCTGGCTTCTTCTTTCGCCGATTCTGTGAGCAGTCTGGCAACAAGGTACTGGACACAGGGCTTCACGAGAGCCGCACGTCTCGGTCAGCGTGTCAGGGACCGTCTCTCTCCGCTTGTGTCTCCCAGCTGTGGGAGAATGCCCTTCGCTTCTGGACAGATCTGCAGGACTATCACGAGCTCTTCTGCCAGAGAGGGCTGGACCCTTACCGTGCTGAGAGGACAGCCCAG GTCTTATACTCCTCATACCTGAGCAGCACTGCACAGAGGAGTATCGGCGTGGTTGAGGGGTGCAGGACGTACGTGCTCTCGCACCTGTCCCCTGCCTTTGAGGACCTGTTTGATTGGCCCGAGGAGCACGCACTAACTCTGCTACTGGAGCCATGGACTCTTCTGACCAATCAGGACAGAGGAGCGTTTGAAAGG gtggacCTGTGGGAGGACACTCGACACATCAAGACCCCTCAGTACAAGAAACGTCTTGCCTTGCATGCTGAGCATGTGCAGAGAACAGAGAAG CAAGTTGAAGAGTGCAGACTTCCTCCCACACAAGCAGAGGGCTCCAGAGAGCCAGACCTTTGGACACAAGTCCCTGAAGAGTTCAGAGGCTTCCGTCTCGGAACGCTGCTTCAGAACCGCTTAGAGCTTGAGCATTTCCTGGTCTTCCTGGAGCAGAACTTCACCAG TACAGACCTGTTGTGTTGGCTGGATTTGGAGCAGCTGAGACGGACGTCCCACGGGGACCAGACGCTGCGAGCAGAGCGCGTTCGGAACGTCAGGAGTAAATACCTCAACAGGAAGTACTTCTTCGGCCCGACCAGCCCTGCCACCAAACTCCAGCAGGAGGAG GTGGTGAGTCTGGCTGGCGGTTGGACCCAGCTGTCCCGCCAGGGCCTGTCCGGCGCTGCGCTGGCGGAGACGCAGGACTCGGTGAGGAATCGCATTGAGAGGAAATTGCTGCCcgccttcctctcctctccagagTTCGCAGAGCGGCGGAAG CCACAGGTCCAGGACGTGGCGGAAGACAATGTCGTGCTGAGGCGTCACAAGAAGCGTCCGGTGTGGAAG CATGTAGATGGAGCGCTGATGGCATCATCCCAGGAGGTGCTGGCATTCCGGCAGGCCCTGCAGAACCCCGTTACTTGCCTGCAGTTTCGGCGCTTCGTGGCTCTGAAAGGGGACTCCCTAGAGAACAACGTGCTCTTCTGGCTGGAGGTCCAGAG gacCTCTGCCACTCGCACTGTGACGAGGCCACCGTTCAGCAGAAGATCAGCACCATCATCAGCTGCTTCATCGACTCATCTGTCCCCCCCGCTCTGCAGATAG
- the rgs22 gene encoding regulator of G-protein signaling 22 isoform X1, whose translation MATMKPPGPTHDMLGQVDTDLPEITSDNFDDHLFSDRLFAEFFNEFLRQPVSVVASSLVAAWMSLVAAWMSLRAPQRSPYPVLQAFPEAVRFDQETGAFEVVTGAEDTLQRQIRAATPGPHNSYTVEVRGRKRTGSPCPHCPQTPLTEGVTGSRHPPQTPGPHNSYTVECLDREQGLLWARKTRLHLFLQSDCYFEYRLAKRLSQLGYLGRWKEGVLNQTSKQRSMSPDQKETLLFEGQEESGSFQWSINESEEHSSGAAREVETQGPESAGEARNARNAHNPTDGAQGKRRGEGGERSAQPGLDDFKGFLSGTPGGKAFNLWMDIERLKALQSTESKNRHLFKSRSHHLKSGGRGALNAEILSRLDLATPTCWRDEKLRLVQPRLTKVLLMYWGPRFFASQSACGKKVLSRLQLPCSGADPWPRPVTELPLRPTSRVPRTPTSSEKRPVAGSGGPVLGGGRMERMLQALHVEPRAGFFFRRFCEQSGNKVLDTGLHESRTSRSACQGPSLSACVSQLWENALRFWTDLQDYHELFCQRGLDPYRAERTAQVLYSSYLSSTAQRSIGVVEGCRTYVLSHLSPAFEDLFDWPEEHALTLLLEPWTLLTNQDRGAFERVDLWEDTRHIKTPQYKKRLALHAEHVQRTEKQVEECRLPPTQAEGSREPDLWTQVPEEFRGFRLGTLLQNRLELEHFLVFLEQNFTSTDLLCWLDLEQLRRTSHGDQTLRAERVRNVRSKYLNRKYFFGPTSPATKLQQEEVVSLAGGWTQLSRQGLSGAALAETQDSVRNRIERKLLPAFLSSPEFAERRKPQVQDVAEDNVVLRRHKKRPVWKHVDGALMASSQEVLAFRQALQNPVTCLQFRRFVALKGDSLENNVLFWLEVQRYKDLCHSHCDEATVQQKISTIISCFIDSSVPPALQIDIPPEQAQQILEKRWELGPYVFKEAQITVFTELYKLWPEFLSFRSSMKENQVLMVLERERVRLKTWDQQQRKEEEEKEEQRRTEEALRSQRGTLSALFEEDGWGGEEQIDAPHLLSWTYSKYLAALEREALLAHRQAQKKPAGESVRTGAATLPVQSQISGVRRRVANKCHQAVPLSRAQRSAMTSGSSPTFAAVRGCRHEQI comes from the exons CATTTATTTTCGGACCGTCTGTTCGCCGAGTTCTTCAACGAATTCCTCCGGCAGCCGGTAAGCGTCGTCGCGTCGTCGCTTGTCGCGGCTTGGATGTCGCTGGTCGCGGCTTGGATGTCGCTCCGAGCGCCTCAGAGAAGCCCGTATCCCGTCCTGCAGGCTTTTCCCGAAGCCGTGAGGTTCGACCAGGAGACCGGGGCGTTCGAGGTCGTGACCGGCGCCGAGGACACCCTGCAGCGACAGATCCGCGCCGCGACCCCCGGGCCGCACAACAGCTACACCGTGGAGGTGAGAGGAAGGAAGCGGACTGGCAGTCCGTGTCCCCACTGTCCCCAGACACCTCTCACCGAGGGGGTGACAGGCTCCCGGCACCCACCGCAGACCCCCGGGCCGCACAACAGCTACACCGTGG AGTGTCTGGACCGAGAACAGGGCCTGCTGTGGGCCAGGAAGACCAGGCTGCATTTATTCCTGCAAAGCGACTGCTACTTTGAATACAG actggCCAAGCGTCTCTCCCAGCTGGGTTATCTGGGCCGGTGGAAAGAGGGGGTGCTGAACCAAACTTCCAAGCAACGCTCCATGTCCCCAGATCAAAAG GAAACATTGCTGTTTGAAGGACAGGAGGAATCTGGCTCCTTTCAGTGGAGCATAAATG AGTCAGAGGAGCACAGCTCCGGCGCGGCGAGAGAGGTGGAAACGCAGGGGCCCGAGTCAGCGGGCGAGGCCCGGAACGCCCGGAACGCCCACAACCCCACGGATGGAGCACAGGGCAAGCGCCGAGGCGAGGGAGGAGAAAGGTCCGCTCAGCCCGGCCTCGACGACTTCAAGGGGTTTTTAAGTGGAACCCCCGGGGGGAAGGCGTTCAACCTGTGGATGGACATCGAGCGGCTGAAGGCTCTACAGAGCACCGAAAGTAAAAACAG GCATTTATTTAAATCGAGGAGCCACCACCTGAAGAGCGGCGGCCGGGGAGCCCTGAACGCCGAGATCCTCTCCAGGCTGgacctggccacgcccacctgcTGGCGAGACGAGAAGCTGCGCCTCGTACAGCCCCGGCTGACGAAGGTCCTCCTGATGTACTG GGGCCCGCGGTTCTTTGCGTCTCAGTCAGCTTGTGGGAAGAAGGTCCTTTCTCGCCTCCAGCTGCCCTGTTCCGGTGCTGACCCGTGGCCGCGGCCCGTCACAGAGCTTCCTCTGCGCCCCACCTCCCGCGTACCCAGAACCCCCACCTCATCCGAGAAACGG CCCGTTGCTGGCAGTGGCGGCCCGGTCCTGGGAGGCGGGCGTATGGAGAGGATGCTGCAGGCCCTGCACGTGGAGCCCAGGGCTGGCTTCTTCTTTCGCCGATTCTGTGAGCAGTCTGGCAACAAGGTACTGGACACAGGGCTTCACGAGAGCCGCACGTCTCGGTCAGCGTGTCAGGGACCGTCTCTCTCCGCTTGTGTCTCCCAGCTGTGGGAGAATGCCCTTCGCTTCTGGACAGATCTGCAGGACTATCACGAGCTCTTCTGCCAGAGAGGGCTGGACCCTTACCGTGCTGAGAGGACAGCCCAG GTCTTATACTCCTCATACCTGAGCAGCACTGCACAGAGGAGTATCGGCGTGGTTGAGGGGTGCAGGACGTACGTGCTCTCGCACCTGTCCCCTGCCTTTGAGGACCTGTTTGATTGGCCCGAGGAGCACGCACTAACTCTGCTACTGGAGCCATGGACTCTTCTGACCAATCAGGACAGAGGAGCGTTTGAAAGG gtggacCTGTGGGAGGACACTCGACACATCAAGACCCCTCAGTACAAGAAACGTCTTGCCTTGCATGCTGAGCATGTGCAGAGAACAGAGAAG CAAGTTGAAGAGTGCAGACTTCCTCCCACACAAGCAGAGGGCTCCAGAGAGCCAGACCTTTGGACACAAGTCCCTGAAGAGTTCAGAGGCTTCCGTCTCGGAACGCTGCTTCAGAACCGCTTAGAGCTTGAGCATTTCCTGGTCTTCCTGGAGCAGAACTTCACCAG TACAGACCTGTTGTGTTGGCTGGATTTGGAGCAGCTGAGACGGACGTCCCACGGGGACCAGACGCTGCGAGCAGAGCGCGTTCGGAACGTCAGGAGTAAATACCTCAACAGGAAGTACTTCTTCGGCCCGACCAGCCCTGCCACCAAACTCCAGCAGGAGGAG GTGGTGAGTCTGGCTGGCGGTTGGACCCAGCTGTCCCGCCAGGGCCTGTCCGGCGCTGCGCTGGCGGAGACGCAGGACTCGGTGAGGAATCGCATTGAGAGGAAATTGCTGCCcgccttcctctcctctccagagTTCGCAGAGCGGCGGAAG CCACAGGTCCAGGACGTGGCGGAAGACAATGTCGTGCTGAGGCGTCACAAGAAGCGTCCGGTGTGGAAG CATGTAGATGGAGCGCTGATGGCATCATCCCAGGAGGTGCTGGCATTCCGGCAGGCCCTGCAGAACCCCGTTACTTGCCTGCAGTTTCGGCGCTTCGTGGCTCTGAAAGGGGACTCCCTAGAGAACAACGTGCTCTTCTGGCTGGAGGTCCAGAGGTACAAG gacCTCTGCCACTCGCACTGTGACGAGGCCACCGTTCAGCAGAAGATCAGCACCATCATCAGCTGCTTCATCGACTCATCTGTCCCCCCCGCTCTGCAGATAGACATCCCCCCTGAACAAGCACAGCAAATCCTGGAGAAGAGGTGGGAATTGGGGCCTTATGTCTTCAAAGAGGCTCAG ataaCAGTGTTCACTGAGCTGTATAAGCTGTGGCCAGAGTTTCTGAGCTTCAGGAGCAGCATGAAAGAGAATCAGGTTCTGATGGTTCTGGAGAGAGAGCGGGTCCGGCTGAAGACGTGGGATCAGCagcagaggaaggaggaggaggagaaagaggaacAGAGGAGAACTGAG GAGGCATTGCGGAGCCAGAGGGGCACTTTATCGGCTCTGTTTGAGGAAGATGGgtggggaggagaggagcaaaTTGATGCCCCTCATCTG CTGTCCTGGACCTACTCTAAGTATTTGGCGGCGCTGGAGCGGGAGGCACTGCTGGCACATCGGCAAGCACAGAAGAAACCTGCTGGAGAATCTGTCAGAACAGGAGCAg CCACCCTGCCTGTTCAGAGTCAGATTTCAGGGGTCAGAAGACGAGTGGCAAACAAATGCCACCAAGCAGTCCCACTTTCCAGAGCACAGCGGTCAGCTATGACTTCCGGGAGCTCACCCACGTTTGCAGCAGTGAGAGGCTGTCGACACGAGCAGATCTAA
- the rgs22 gene encoding regulator of G-protein signaling 22 isoform X8, with translation MATMKPPGPTHDMLGQVDTDLPEITSDNFDDHLFSDRLFAEFFNEFLRQPAFPEAVRFDQETGAFEVVTGAEDTLQRQIRAATPGPHNSYTVEVRGRKRTGSPCPHCPQTPLTEGVTGSRHPPQTPGPHNSYTVECLDREQGLLWARKTRLHLFLQSDCYFEYRLAKRLSQLGYLGRWKEGVLNQTSKQRSMSPDQKETLLFEGQEESGSFQWSINESEEHSSGAAREVETQGPESAGEARNARNAHNPTDGAQGKRRGEGGERSAQPGLDDFKGFLSGTPGGKAFNLWMDIERLKALQSTESKNRHLFKSRSHHLKSGGRGALNAEILSRLDLATPTCWRDEKLRLVQPRLTKVLLMYWGPRFFASQSACGKKVLSRLQLPCSGADPWPRPVTELPLRPTSRVPRTPTSSEKRPVAGSGGPVLGGGRMERMLQALHVEPRAGFFFRRFCEQSGNKLWENALRFWTDLQDYHELFCQRGLDPYRAERTAQVLYSSYLSSTAQRSIGVVEGCRTYVLSHLSPAFEDLFDWPEEHALTLLLEPWTLLTNQDRGAFERVDLWEDTRHIKTPQYKKRLALHAEHVQRTEKQVEECRLPPTQAEGSREPDLWTQVPEEFRGFRLGTLLQNRLELEHFLVFLEQNFTSTDLLCWLDLEQLRRTSHGDQTLRAERVRNVRSKYLNRKYFFGPTSPATKLQQEEVVSLAGGWTQLSRQGLSGAALAETQDSVRNRIERKLLPAFLSSPEFAERRKPQVQDVAEDNVVLRRHKKRPVWKHVDGALMASSQEVLAFRQALQNPVTCLQFRRFVALKGDSLENNVLFWLEVQRYKDLCHSHCDEATVQQKISTIISCFIDSSVPPALQIDIPPEQAQQILEKRWELGPYVFKEAQITVFTELYKLWPEFLSFRSSMKENQVLMVLERERVRLKTWDQQQRKEEEEKEEQRRTEEALRSQRGTLSALFEEDGWGGEEQIDAPHLLSWTYSKYLAALEREALLAHRQAQKKPAGESVRTGAATLPVQSQISGVRRRVANKCHQAVPLSRAQRSAMTSGSSPTFAAVRGCRHEQI, from the exons CATTTATTTTCGGACCGTCTGTTCGCCGAGTTCTTCAACGAATTCCTCCGGCAGCCG GCTTTTCCCGAAGCCGTGAGGTTCGACCAGGAGACCGGGGCGTTCGAGGTCGTGACCGGCGCCGAGGACACCCTGCAGCGACAGATCCGCGCCGCGACCCCCGGGCCGCACAACAGCTACACCGTGGAGGTGAGAGGAAGGAAGCGGACTGGCAGTCCGTGTCCCCACTGTCCCCAGACACCTCTCACCGAGGGGGTGACAGGCTCCCGGCACCCACCGCAGACCCCCGGGCCGCACAACAGCTACACCGTGG AGTGTCTGGACCGAGAACAGGGCCTGCTGTGGGCCAGGAAGACCAGGCTGCATTTATTCCTGCAAAGCGACTGCTACTTTGAATACAG actggCCAAGCGTCTCTCCCAGCTGGGTTATCTGGGCCGGTGGAAAGAGGGGGTGCTGAACCAAACTTCCAAGCAACGCTCCATGTCCCCAGATCAAAAG GAAACATTGCTGTTTGAAGGACAGGAGGAATCTGGCTCCTTTCAGTGGAGCATAAATG AGTCAGAGGAGCACAGCTCCGGCGCGGCGAGAGAGGTGGAAACGCAGGGGCCCGAGTCAGCGGGCGAGGCCCGGAACGCCCGGAACGCCCACAACCCCACGGATGGAGCACAGGGCAAGCGCCGAGGCGAGGGAGGAGAAAGGTCCGCTCAGCCCGGCCTCGACGACTTCAAGGGGTTTTTAAGTGGAACCCCCGGGGGGAAGGCGTTCAACCTGTGGATGGACATCGAGCGGCTGAAGGCTCTACAGAGCACCGAAAGTAAAAACAG GCATTTATTTAAATCGAGGAGCCACCACCTGAAGAGCGGCGGCCGGGGAGCCCTGAACGCCGAGATCCTCTCCAGGCTGgacctggccacgcccacctgcTGGCGAGACGAGAAGCTGCGCCTCGTACAGCCCCGGCTGACGAAGGTCCTCCTGATGTACTG GGGCCCGCGGTTCTTTGCGTCTCAGTCAGCTTGTGGGAAGAAGGTCCTTTCTCGCCTCCAGCTGCCCTGTTCCGGTGCTGACCCGTGGCCGCGGCCCGTCACAGAGCTTCCTCTGCGCCCCACCTCCCGCGTACCCAGAACCCCCACCTCATCCGAGAAACGG CCCGTTGCTGGCAGTGGCGGCCCGGTCCTGGGAGGCGGGCGTATGGAGAGGATGCTGCAGGCCCTGCACGTGGAGCCCAGGGCTGGCTTCTTCTTTCGCCGATTCTGTGAGCAGTCTGGCAACAAG CTGTGGGAGAATGCCCTTCGCTTCTGGACAGATCTGCAGGACTATCACGAGCTCTTCTGCCAGAGAGGGCTGGACCCTTACCGTGCTGAGAGGACAGCCCAG GTCTTATACTCCTCATACCTGAGCAGCACTGCACAGAGGAGTATCGGCGTGGTTGAGGGGTGCAGGACGTACGTGCTCTCGCACCTGTCCCCTGCCTTTGAGGACCTGTTTGATTGGCCCGAGGAGCACGCACTAACTCTGCTACTGGAGCCATGGACTCTTCTGACCAATCAGGACAGAGGAGCGTTTGAAAGG gtggacCTGTGGGAGGACACTCGACACATCAAGACCCCTCAGTACAAGAAACGTCTTGCCTTGCATGCTGAGCATGTGCAGAGAACAGAGAAG CAAGTTGAAGAGTGCAGACTTCCTCCCACACAAGCAGAGGGCTCCAGAGAGCCAGACCTTTGGACACAAGTCCCTGAAGAGTTCAGAGGCTTCCGTCTCGGAACGCTGCTTCAGAACCGCTTAGAGCTTGAGCATTTCCTGGTCTTCCTGGAGCAGAACTTCACCAG TACAGACCTGTTGTGTTGGCTGGATTTGGAGCAGCTGAGACGGACGTCCCACGGGGACCAGACGCTGCGAGCAGAGCGCGTTCGGAACGTCAGGAGTAAATACCTCAACAGGAAGTACTTCTTCGGCCCGACCAGCCCTGCCACCAAACTCCAGCAGGAGGAG GTGGTGAGTCTGGCTGGCGGTTGGACCCAGCTGTCCCGCCAGGGCCTGTCCGGCGCTGCGCTGGCGGAGACGCAGGACTCGGTGAGGAATCGCATTGAGAGGAAATTGCTGCCcgccttcctctcctctccagagTTCGCAGAGCGGCGGAAG CCACAGGTCCAGGACGTGGCGGAAGACAATGTCGTGCTGAGGCGTCACAAGAAGCGTCCGGTGTGGAAG CATGTAGATGGAGCGCTGATGGCATCATCCCAGGAGGTGCTGGCATTCCGGCAGGCCCTGCAGAACCCCGTTACTTGCCTGCAGTTTCGGCGCTTCGTGGCTCTGAAAGGGGACTCCCTAGAGAACAACGTGCTCTTCTGGCTGGAGGTCCAGAGGTACAAG gacCTCTGCCACTCGCACTGTGACGAGGCCACCGTTCAGCAGAAGATCAGCACCATCATCAGCTGCTTCATCGACTCATCTGTCCCCCCCGCTCTGCAGATAGACATCCCCCCTGAACAAGCACAGCAAATCCTGGAGAAGAGGTGGGAATTGGGGCCTTATGTCTTCAAAGAGGCTCAG ataaCAGTGTTCACTGAGCTGTATAAGCTGTGGCCAGAGTTTCTGAGCTTCAGGAGCAGCATGAAAGAGAATCAGGTTCTGATGGTTCTGGAGAGAGAGCGGGTCCGGCTGAAGACGTGGGATCAGCagcagaggaaggaggaggaggagaaagaggaacAGAGGAGAACTGAG GAGGCATTGCGGAGCCAGAGGGGCACTTTATCGGCTCTGTTTGAGGAAGATGGgtggggaggagaggagcaaaTTGATGCCCCTCATCTG CTGTCCTGGACCTACTCTAAGTATTTGGCGGCGCTGGAGCGGGAGGCACTGCTGGCACATCGGCAAGCACAGAAGAAACCTGCTGGAGAATCTGTCAGAACAGGAGCAg CCACCCTGCCTGTTCAGAGTCAGATTTCAGGGGTCAGAAGACGAGTGGCAAACAAATGCCACCAAGCAGTCCCACTTTCCAGAGCACAGCGGTCAGCTATGACTTCCGGGAGCTCACCCACGTTTGCAGCAGTGAGAGGCTGTCGACACGAGCAGATCTAA